Proteins from a genomic interval of Roseimicrobium gellanilyticum:
- a CDS encoding S41 family peptidase gives MNFQSTFIAVGLMAAHAVGAQETPRPYEADVAFLLKEFEAKAGPLLKKKGVDWAAVKVECTRAAKNVKTDEEHLKLVMRLIGQLRDGHAGIRDSKVKWPDESQGRKYSGPGIMLLISEGKVYVSAAYDRVAEQGLGPGAEVVKVDGMPAMEWLRKRAKEKQDEGSGYSTDHQALYAACHWGLAGWDGTTITFETKDTATGAVKEVKLTRGGGTNFVPSGRVYNPVDRKRVGRQTYGKTAEGFGYIHLRDVPDDLPQQLDQMLKDLGDVPGLILDVRANGGGACDHEAVFGRFLAKGQTWKQYTGAGDHPYTGPMVVIVDAGVRSAGETIGGMFKEDGRAYMIGDSPTAGTSSQKTEVTTPSGLFTIRYSVASNMGRFNAGRGIEGIGVPPHEIVPMKAEDLRKKEDTEVKRAVELLQKGFPKGVVEYQHTVKWE, from the coding sequence ATGAACTTTCAGAGCACGTTCATCGCCGTGGGCCTGATGGCCGCTCATGCGGTTGGCGCGCAGGAAACGCCCAGGCCGTATGAAGCGGACGTGGCCTTTCTGCTGAAGGAGTTCGAGGCAAAAGCTGGTCCACTCCTGAAGAAGAAGGGCGTGGATTGGGCTGCCGTGAAGGTGGAGTGCACAAGGGCTGCGAAAAACGTGAAGACGGATGAAGAGCATCTCAAGCTGGTGATGCGCTTGATTGGCCAACTTCGAGATGGCCATGCGGGTATCCGCGACTCAAAGGTGAAGTGGCCGGATGAGTCGCAAGGCCGCAAGTATTCCGGACCGGGGATCATGCTGCTGATAAGCGAGGGCAAGGTGTATGTAAGCGCTGCTTATGATCGCGTGGCGGAACAAGGCCTGGGACCCGGTGCTGAGGTGGTGAAGGTCGATGGCATGCCTGCAATGGAATGGCTGCGCAAACGCGCGAAGGAGAAGCAGGACGAGGGTAGTGGCTACTCCACGGATCACCAGGCGCTGTATGCTGCCTGTCATTGGGGGCTCGCGGGCTGGGATGGCACTACGATTACATTTGAAACGAAGGACACGGCGACTGGCGCGGTGAAAGAGGTGAAACTGACACGTGGGGGCGGCACGAACTTTGTGCCCTCAGGACGCGTGTACAATCCGGTGGATCGCAAACGTGTGGGTAGGCAGACCTATGGCAAGACCGCGGAGGGATTCGGCTACATCCATCTCCGTGATGTGCCGGACGACCTGCCCCAGCAACTCGATCAAATGCTGAAGGATCTCGGCGATGTGCCCGGACTCATCCTCGACGTGCGCGCGAATGGCGGCGGCGCCTGCGATCACGAAGCCGTGTTCGGTCGCTTCCTTGCGAAAGGGCAAACGTGGAAGCAATACACCGGCGCAGGTGATCATCCCTACACTGGCCCCATGGTGGTGATCGTAGATGCCGGCGTGCGCTCTGCGGGCGAGACCATCGGCGGCATGTTCAAGGAGGATGGCCGCGCCTACATGATAGGTGACTCACCCACAGCGGGCACTTCTTCGCAGAAGACAGAGGTCACCACGCCCAGTGGATTGTTCACCATCCGATACTCCGTGGCGAGCAACATGGGCCGGTTCAATGCAGGCCGCGGTATCGAAGGCATCGGTGTGCCACCTCATGAAATTGTGCCGATGAAGGCGGAGGACCTGCGCAAGAAGGAAGACACCGAAGTGAAGCGCGCCGTGGAGCTGCTGCAGAAGGGATTTCCGAAGGGCGTGGTGGAGTATCAGCACACCGTGAAATGGGAGTGA
- a CDS encoding DUF1549 domain-containing protein: protein MRKIRYPKVLRNALTASAVLAFACSLNAAKPDAAAKEDAKPATPATAEAAAKPAEAKPKKKEKGAKAAQRREGGQTLTDHLKTPPSISAKSTVKPEVQATAAKIDELVAAKLADEKIQPNAEITDETFVRRIYLDIAGRVPTKAETEAFLQSKETDKRAKLIDKLLAGDGYVQNFFNFWADVLRVKTGILPGGQGRDTGNSYIKYLKDSLRANKPYDRLVRELLTADGSSYENGAIGYYMRDYNMPLDNMAVTTQIFLGTQMVCAQCHNHPFDKWSQMDYYQMAAHSNGMTGVNNLANQADVERFMTSQGIKGDDRRPMNKAITEIIFRLRFNHVYALDRTLRLPTDYQYKDAQPKAAIEPMIPASFSKDGKIAKEGEAPILAYSQWMTAKENPRFTLVVANRLWKKVFGMGVIDPVDELTDSTVPSNPQLMEFLEKTMKDVDYDMKSYLRILFNTKTYQRAAFGQDVELGATYHFPGPLLRRMSAEQIWDSLVTLMKENPDEASPDTYLETMRGLTRIEWMDRTVTALTPAELIEGAKKVSEYSKELTADVQAKTAALKESKDEEAIRAAKDAAKTQRAKIYAKADEIVFEEGFQKLAKMGQDDKAALAKKTDPQFANQVTGAVKHYGRIPTMEEAIGYVLKGQRDAVANATKERREREMTEWHVTKGPSRQAFNAFADYRDRNVLRASDLRNPAPNGHFLRLYGQSDREVVDNANRDASVMQALTMMNGSLFRNMTSPYSVISRNMNQSADRDAVIDTVYLSLLSRKATDEEKALLRPILEEGKGAEGRGDLLWTVLNTRQFLFIE from the coding sequence ATGAGAAAGATCCGTTACCCCAAAGTCCTGCGCAACGCCCTCACGGCGAGCGCAGTGCTTGCCTTTGCCTGCTCCCTGAATGCAGCGAAGCCCGATGCCGCCGCCAAGGAAGACGCCAAGCCTGCTACCCCCGCTACGGCGGAGGCCGCGGCCAAGCCGGCTGAAGCCAAGCCCAAGAAGAAGGAAAAGGGTGCCAAGGCTGCCCAGCGTCGCGAGGGCGGGCAGACCCTGACGGATCATCTCAAGACCCCTCCCTCCATTTCCGCCAAGTCCACCGTGAAGCCGGAGGTCCAGGCGACCGCGGCAAAGATCGATGAACTCGTGGCTGCCAAGCTGGCGGACGAGAAGATTCAGCCGAACGCGGAGATCACCGACGAGACCTTCGTGCGCCGCATCTACCTGGACATTGCCGGTCGCGTGCCGACCAAGGCCGAGACGGAAGCCTTCCTCCAGTCCAAGGAAACCGACAAACGCGCCAAGCTCATCGACAAGCTCCTGGCCGGTGACGGCTATGTGCAGAATTTCTTCAACTTCTGGGCGGACGTGCTGCGGGTGAAGACTGGCATCCTCCCCGGTGGCCAGGGCCGCGATACCGGCAATTCGTACATCAAGTACCTGAAGGATTCCCTTCGTGCGAACAAGCCCTACGACCGCCTCGTGCGCGAGCTGCTCACCGCAGACGGCTCCAGCTATGAGAACGGCGCCATCGGCTACTACATGCGCGACTACAACATGCCGCTGGATAACATGGCGGTGACGACCCAGATCTTCCTGGGTACGCAGATGGTGTGCGCGCAGTGCCACAACCACCCCTTCGACAAGTGGAGCCAGATGGACTATTACCAGATGGCCGCGCACAGCAACGGCATGACCGGCGTGAACAACCTCGCCAACCAGGCGGACGTGGAGCGCTTCATGACCAGCCAGGGCATCAAGGGCGACGACCGCCGCCCCATGAACAAGGCCATCACGGAAATCATCTTCCGCCTGCGCTTCAACCATGTGTACGCACTGGACCGCACCCTGCGCCTGCCCACCGACTACCAGTACAAGGACGCCCAGCCCAAGGCTGCGATTGAGCCCATGATTCCCGCTTCCTTCTCGAAGGACGGCAAAATCGCGAAAGAAGGCGAGGCCCCCATCCTGGCCTACTCACAGTGGATGACGGCGAAGGAAAACCCGCGCTTCACCCTCGTGGTGGCGAATCGTCTGTGGAAGAAAGTCTTCGGCATGGGTGTCATCGACCCTGTGGATGAGCTCACCGACTCCACCGTGCCCAGCAATCCCCAGCTCATGGAGTTTCTGGAGAAGACCATGAAGGATGTGGACTACGACATGAAGTCGTACCTGCGCATCCTCTTTAACACCAAGACCTATCAGCGTGCCGCCTTCGGCCAGGACGTGGAGCTGGGCGCTACGTATCACTTCCCCGGACCGCTGCTGCGCCGCATGTCTGCCGAGCAGATCTGGGACTCGCTGGTCACCCTCATGAAGGAGAATCCAGATGAGGCCAGCCCGGATACCTATCTGGAAACCATGCGCGGCCTCACTCGCATCGAGTGGATGGACCGCACCGTGACCGCCCTGACTCCCGCAGAACTCATCGAAGGAGCCAAGAAAGTGTCGGAGTACTCGAAGGAACTCACCGCCGACGTGCAGGCCAAGACCGCCGCTCTGAAGGAAAGCAAGGACGAGGAGGCCATCCGCGCTGCCAAGGACGCTGCCAAGACTCAGCGTGCGAAGATCTACGCGAAGGCGGATGAAATCGTCTTCGAAGAAGGCTTCCAGAAGCTCGCCAAAATGGGCCAGGACGACAAAGCCGCGCTCGCGAAGAAGACAGACCCGCAGTTCGCCAATCAGGTCACGGGCGCCGTGAAGCACTATGGTCGCATCCCCACCATGGAGGAAGCCATCGGCTATGTCCTCAAGGGGCAGCGTGATGCCGTGGCGAATGCGACCAAGGAACGCCGCGAGCGCGAGATGACCGAGTGGCACGTGACCAAGGGGCCGTCCCGCCAGGCCTTCAATGCCTTCGCCGACTACCGCGATCGCAATGTGTTGCGCGCCTCGGACCTGCGCAACCCCGCGCCGAACGGCCACTTCCTGCGCCTCTACGGCCAGAGCGACCGTGAAGTGGTGGACAATGCCAACCGCGACGCCAGCGTGATGCAGGCGCTCACCATGATGAATGGCTCGCTCTTCCGCAACATGACCAG
- a CDS encoding C45 family autoproteolytic acyltransferase/hydolase, with translation MKAIHTQALFFLLALVLCTPAMRVQAQAAPTAPPPTLAAAVQHVLSVVSPEAGAEARTFSTTLKVVKAEGLPKELVGKEARIAYQAPDRFFLEVEVKGDTLSAGSDGVKLWMRSAKKKFALVGSPDVPRFRTDTGKVDGTKLPPIKVPVAREQMMLMPLLCTVETKADEVVQGEACSVLTLVPRPEAQKSMKLPDVAVTFWVRKGDAVPLRFGVADGKGKEVVVELVNPDLEPAWADSQWKLPAADDDRVETVALSHLTRFIPAALSSLGQKIPTLGPVTGERRVVARHGKGRLEVRDGTQVLFLKGTPEEIGEQHGTIMKKEVRFLVDRILYGVGVGSSFAKGTWFFGEIESAQARLQPFVSEAHLREMDALAAASGVRVEEARLANFFPELFHCSGFAIYGDATAGGRMYHGRVLDYMKGVGLEQNACVIVMQPEGAHAWVNLGYAGFLGTVTAMNEKQIAIGEMGGKGEGNWDGKPMAQLMREVMEQADTLDEAVEIMRRGPRTCEYYYVISDGKTKRAVGIAATPTTFETIWAGDTHPKLPHAMKDTVLMSAGDRYEALTERVKQGYGKFEMETARDLMTRPVCMTSNIQSVLFAPETLDFWVANADGENVASHTRYTHYNLKELLQPEGVAGE, from the coding sequence ATGAAAGCGATCCACACTCAGGCGTTGTTTTTCCTATTGGCATTGGTCCTGTGCACGCCCGCCATGCGGGTGCAGGCTCAGGCAGCGCCCACCGCACCACCACCCACGCTTGCCGCAGCCGTCCAGCACGTGCTTTCGGTCGTGTCGCCGGAAGCAGGGGCAGAAGCCAGAACGTTCTCCACCACACTCAAGGTGGTGAAGGCAGAGGGATTGCCGAAGGAATTGGTGGGGAAGGAGGCGAGGATCGCCTATCAAGCGCCAGACCGTTTCTTCCTCGAAGTGGAGGTGAAAGGGGACACTCTCTCGGCAGGTTCGGATGGGGTGAAGCTGTGGATGCGCTCAGCGAAAAAGAAGTTTGCCCTCGTGGGTTCACCGGACGTGCCGCGCTTTCGCACGGATACGGGCAAGGTGGATGGAACGAAGCTGCCACCCATCAAGGTGCCAGTCGCACGCGAACAGATGATGCTCATGCCGCTGCTCTGCACGGTGGAGACAAAAGCGGATGAAGTGGTGCAAGGCGAGGCGTGCAGTGTGTTGACACTCGTGCCGCGCCCAGAAGCGCAGAAGTCGATGAAGCTGCCAGACGTGGCCGTGACTTTCTGGGTGCGCAAGGGCGATGCTGTGCCGCTGCGCTTTGGCGTGGCAGATGGAAAGGGCAAGGAGGTCGTGGTGGAACTGGTGAATCCGGATCTGGAGCCTGCGTGGGCAGACTCGCAGTGGAAGTTGCCTGCGGCTGACGACGACAGAGTGGAGACCGTGGCGCTGAGCCATCTCACGCGTTTCATTCCTGCCGCTCTCAGCAGCCTGGGTCAGAAAATTCCGACCTTGGGGCCAGTGACAGGCGAGCGCCGGGTGGTGGCGCGTCACGGAAAGGGTCGTTTGGAGGTGCGGGATGGCACGCAGGTGCTTTTCCTCAAGGGAACGCCGGAAGAGATAGGGGAGCAGCACGGCACCATCATGAAGAAAGAAGTGCGGTTCCTCGTGGACCGCATCTTGTACGGCGTGGGTGTAGGCAGCTCCTTTGCAAAGGGCACGTGGTTTTTCGGCGAAATCGAATCGGCGCAGGCGCGTTTGCAACCCTTCGTGAGTGAGGCGCACCTCCGTGAGATGGATGCCCTTGCCGCAGCATCTGGGGTGCGTGTGGAGGAGGCCCGACTGGCGAATTTCTTCCCGGAACTCTTCCACTGCAGCGGATTCGCCATCTATGGTGATGCCACGGCTGGTGGCCGCATGTATCATGGTCGCGTCCTCGACTACATGAAGGGCGTGGGCTTGGAGCAGAATGCGTGTGTCATCGTCATGCAGCCGGAGGGCGCGCATGCCTGGGTGAACTTGGGTTATGCGGGCTTCCTCGGCACGGTGACCGCGATGAATGAGAAACAGATCGCTATCGGCGAGATGGGCGGCAAGGGCGAAGGCAACTGGGATGGCAAACCCATGGCCCAGCTCATGCGCGAAGTGATGGAGCAGGCCGATACCCTCGATGAAGCTGTGGAGATCATGCGCCGCGGCCCGCGCACCTGTGAGTACTACTATGTGATCTCTGATGGCAAGACCAAGCGCGCCGTAGGCATCGCCGCCACCCCGACCACCTTCGAGACCATCTGGGCCGGTGACACCCATCCGAAGCTGCCGCACGCCATGAAGGACACTGTGCTCATGTCTGCCGGCGATCGTTACGAAGCCCTCACCGAACGCGTGAAGCAGGGCTACGGAAAATTCGAGATGGAAACCGCCCGCGACCTCATGACGCGCCCCGTGTGCATGACCTCCAACATCCAGTCCGTCCTTTTTGCCCCGGAGACCTTGGACTTCTGGGTGGCCAATGCCGACGGCGAGAACGTCGCCAGCCACACACGGTACACGCACTACAATCTGAAAGAGCTCCTGCAACCCGAGGGCGTGGCGGGGGAGTAG